Proteins from a single region of Nitrospiria bacterium:
- a CDS encoding YicC/YloC family endoribonuclease → MIESMTGYGRSEGSYRDLTIVAELRSTNHKYCDITIRLPKLLLPLETVLKKQVQQRFTRGRLELAVSINGAHEQPKRLDVDLELARQYSRILKDLKTKLELPGQIDLGLLMNFRDIITTAELAETTEALSAQVQELLKEAMDRLEDMRRKEGRALVRDLRQRLRVIERALRRIQTRIPKMVQGYQARLGDRIERLTQGVKLDPARLAQEVAVFAERSDVSEELTRLKSHLNQFRTMIRGKEAVGRSLDFLIQEMNREANTVGSKASDASIAMEVVGIKSELEKLREQVQNIE, encoded by the coding sequence ATGATCGAAAGCATGACCGGCTACGGCCGAAGCGAAGGGAGTTATCGCGACCTGACGATCGTCGCGGAGCTTCGGTCGACCAACCACAAGTACTGCGACATCACGATCCGGTTGCCCAAGCTTTTGCTCCCCCTCGAAACCGTACTGAAGAAACAGGTGCAGCAGCGATTTACCCGCGGCCGGCTGGAGCTGGCCGTGTCGATCAACGGCGCCCACGAGCAGCCGAAACGACTCGATGTCGATCTTGAACTGGCCCGCCAGTATTCCCGGATTTTGAAGGACCTGAAGACCAAATTGGAATTGCCGGGCCAGATCGATCTGGGCCTGTTGATGAATTTCAGGGACATCATCACCACCGCAGAGTTGGCGGAGACGACGGAGGCTTTGTCGGCGCAGGTTCAGGAACTCCTGAAGGAGGCCATGGACCGGCTGGAGGACATGCGGCGGAAGGAGGGTCGGGCGCTGGTCCGCGACCTTCGTCAGCGTCTTCGGGTGATCGAGCGCGCGTTGCGCCGCATCCAGACGCGCATCCCGAAAATGGTTCAAGGCTATCAGGCCCGTCTCGGCGACCGCATCGAACGTCTCACCCAGGGCGTGAAATTGGATCCGGCCCGCTTGGCACAGGAGGTGGCTGTTTTCGCCGAGCGATCGGACGTGAGCGAAGAATTGACCCGCCTCAAGAGCCACCTGAACCAGTTCAGGACCATGATCCGGGGGAAGGAAGCCGTCGGACGAAGCCTGGATTTTCTGATCCAGGAAATGAATCGGGAGGCCAACACGGTCGGCTCCAAGGCCAGCGATGCCTCCATCGCGATGGAGGTTGTGGGCATCAAGAGTGAGTTGGAAAAATTGAGGGAACAGGTTCAGAACATCGAATGA
- the rpoZ gene encoding DNA-directed RNA polymerase subunit omega — MDIMSLITDFDDTKIDSRYRLVIIAAQRARQLMQGSKPQVTSKFTKETTVALDEVLQSKTDFMTGKEAKVAMKEAMAARELEERARAKARAKALLPQEDESEIKKDLSVYLSDRKEEEPPVVEPEE, encoded by the coding sequence ATGGACATCATGTCGTTGATCACGGATTTTGACGATACCAAGATCGACAGCCGGTACCGGCTGGTCATCATCGCGGCCCAGCGGGCCCGACAGCTGATGCAGGGGTCCAAGCCCCAAGTCACCAGCAAGTTCACCAAGGAAACCACCGTAGCCCTGGACGAGGTCCTGCAGAGCAAGACGGACTTTATGACCGGAAAGGAGGCCAAGGTGGCCATGAAAGAGGCCATGGCGGCCCGGGAGCTCGAGGAGCGGGCACGGGCCAAGGCCCGGGCCAAGGCACTGCTGCCGCAGGAAGATGAAAGCGAAATCAAAAAGGACCTCAGCGTCTACCTGAGCGACCGCAAGGAGGAAGAGCCCCCCGTCGTCGAGCCGGAAGAGTAA
- the coaBC gene encoding bifunctional phosphopantothenoylcysteine decarboxylase/phosphopantothenate--cysteine ligase CoaBC, which translates to MEMDLQGRHILLGITGSIAAYKAVLVLRQLVHAGAQVTVVMTSSAQQFIAPLTFQVLSRRPVYTSLFDPSEEIRHLTLAERVDMILIAPATANVIGKLANGIADDLLTTLAVASSSPMVIAPAMDGDMWTHPVLQRNLSVLDGLGVQVLSPEEGPLASGKEGIGRLASESRIVEAVITRLRKREDLKGETVLVTAGPTREPIDPVRYITNRSSGKMGYALARAAQGRGARVLLISGPTHLPVPAKVERISVQSAAEMREAVLRCFPDATVLIMAAAVSDYRPVQRSEQKLKKGREPLFLELEPTADILSEVRSRRGQQILIGFAAETEQVVSRARSKLERKGLDLIVANDVTQEGAGFDLDTNVVTFIDANGDATALPKLSKAEVAERILDRIKELKSRAGTGNRPVH; encoded by the coding sequence ATGGAAATGGATCTTCAAGGCAGGCACATCCTTTTGGGTATAACGGGAAGCATCGCGGCCTACAAAGCGGTCCTGGTCCTTCGGCAACTCGTCCACGCCGGGGCGCAGGTGACGGTTGTAATGACCTCGTCGGCGCAGCAATTCATCGCGCCGCTTACCTTTCAGGTCCTGTCCCGGCGCCCTGTTTACACGAGCCTTTTCGATCCCAGCGAGGAGATTCGCCACCTGACCTTGGCCGAGCGGGTCGATATGATTCTGATCGCCCCGGCGACGGCCAATGTCATCGGCAAACTCGCGAACGGCATCGCGGATGATCTCCTCACCACCCTCGCGGTGGCCAGTTCCTCGCCGATGGTGATCGCCCCGGCCATGGATGGGGACATGTGGACGCATCCCGTGCTGCAGCGCAATTTATCGGTTCTGGACGGTCTCGGTGTTCAGGTGCTCTCTCCCGAAGAAGGTCCTCTGGCCTCCGGCAAGGAGGGGATAGGACGCCTGGCTTCCGAGAGCCGGATCGTGGAGGCCGTCATTACCCGGCTGAGAAAGCGGGAAGACCTGAAGGGGGAAACGGTGTTGGTGACGGCCGGACCCACTCGGGAACCGATCGATCCGGTACGCTACATCACGAATCGATCCTCGGGGAAAATGGGCTATGCCCTGGCGCGCGCCGCCCAGGGACGCGGGGCGAGGGTCCTTTTGATCAGCGGGCCGACGCATCTTCCGGTCCCTGCGAAGGTGGAGCGGATTTCGGTCCAATCCGCGGCGGAGATGCGGGAGGCCGTATTGCGATGCTTTCCCGACGCGACCGTGCTCATCATGGCGGCGGCGGTCTCGGACTATCGTCCCGTGCAGAGATCGGAACAAAAGCTTAAAAAAGGTCGTGAACCCCTGTTCCTTGAACTTGAACCCACCGCGGATATTCTGTCGGAGGTCCGTTCGCGGCGGGGCCAACAGATTCTGATCGGCTTTGCCGCCGAGACGGAGCAGGTTGTAAGCCGGGCCCGTTCCAAACTGGAGCGGAAGGGGCTCGATCTGATCGTGGCCAACGACGTGACCCAGGAGGGAGCGGGTTTTGACCTGGACACCAATGTGGTCACATTCATAGATGCCAACGGCGACGCGACGGCCTTGCCCAAATTGTCAAAGGCCGAAGTGGCCGAGAGGATCCTCGATCGGATCAAGGAGCTGAAAAGTCGAGCGGGAACGGGAAATCGGCCAGTTCATTGA
- the nth gene encoding endonuclease III — protein sequence MNKLDHLIKVLDREFPDPRVELHYKKPLELLIATILSAQCTDDRVNKVTPQLFKKYKSAKDYATADPAVLEQEIRSTGFYKNKAKSIIGCCRALVEKHAGRVPQTMEELVELPGVGRKTANVILGNCFGRPAIVVDTHVRRVSQRLGLTRSDDPDEIETELGRFIPEKKWTRVAHQLLLHGRYFCKAKNPRCPDCDLKPICRYFKQERGAD from the coding sequence GTGAACAAACTCGATCATCTTATCAAAGTTCTCGACCGCGAGTTTCCGGATCCGAGGGTCGAGCTCCATTATAAGAAGCCGCTGGAGCTCCTGATCGCGACGATCCTCTCGGCCCAATGCACGGATGATCGCGTCAACAAGGTCACCCCCCAGCTGTTCAAAAAATATAAGAGCGCTAAGGACTATGCGACGGCCGATCCGGCCGTCCTGGAACAGGAGATCCGGTCCACCGGCTTTTACAAAAATAAGGCCAAGAGCATAATCGGTTGCTGTCGGGCCCTGGTCGAGAAGCATGCCGGGCGGGTTCCGCAAACGATGGAAGAGCTGGTCGAGCTGCCCGGCGTCGGGAGAAAGACCGCCAACGTCATCCTGGGAAACTGTTTCGGCCGGCCGGCCATCGTGGTGGATACGCATGTCCGTCGGGTCAGTCAACGCCTTGGACTGACCCGGTCGGATGATCCGGATGAAATCGAGACGGAACTCGGACGCTTCATTCCCGAGAAGAAATGGACCCGCGTCGCGCATCAACTGCTGCTTCACGGACGCTACTTCTGCAAGGCGAAAAATCCCCGGTGTCCGGACTGCGACCTCAAGCCGATCTGCCGTTATTTCAAGCAGGAGCGCGGGGCCGATTGA
- a CDS encoding tetratricopeptide repeat protein — MDKKKGQEKPLSPEIIKLSEKLSKDPKSRLFVALAEEYLKSGMTHEAMIVLTDGLKIHPNFHTARATLAKVYLEIGQIADARGEFEQVIKADPENLLAHRKLAKLYKDAGRMDKARISCKAVLLSNPKDAEMKLILEELDRIEATQRQKTQAQTVVSNDAVSVEALVEQTTHTQPEPKTEEAAAEISPSLMEAPPVTAEVAPAPAEGPPAAEASSALVGTAEPKAASVERKEAFPSLEEILGAPAAEAPLTGNAPDVPQPGSPKSQKAPLEQGPAVPTPADEITTEALGDLYVKQGFYEKGIAIYRRLLANDPTNQVLFKKLDETVDLARLLNEGPQLNTSTQAPAGTAPPAPPPAPKPSSPTESAPADDRDQQKMQKIQRLQSWLDSIKKGQG, encoded by the coding sequence ATGGATAAGAAAAAGGGACAGGAAAAGCCTCTTTCTCCCGAAATCATCAAGTTGTCGGAAAAATTAAGCAAAGATCCCAAGTCAAGGCTCTTTGTGGCCTTGGCGGAGGAATACTTGAAGTCCGGGATGACCCACGAGGCCATGATCGTATTGACCGACGGATTGAAGATTCATCCAAACTTTCATACGGCCCGGGCGACCCTGGCGAAGGTTTATCTTGAAATCGGTCAGATCGCCGACGCAAGGGGGGAGTTTGAACAGGTGATCAAGGCCGATCCCGAAAACCTCCTCGCCCACCGGAAGCTGGCCAAACTTTACAAGGACGCGGGTCGGATGGACAAGGCGCGGATTTCCTGCAAGGCCGTATTGCTGTCCAATCCCAAGGACGCCGAGATGAAACTCATCCTGGAGGAACTGGATCGCATCGAAGCGACTCAAAGACAGAAGACTCAGGCGCAAACGGTCGTTTCAAACGACGCGGTTTCCGTCGAAGCGCTGGTGGAGCAAACTACCCATACCCAGCCCGAGCCGAAAACTGAAGAGGCCGCGGCCGAAATTTCCCCGTCCCTGATGGAGGCGCCGCCGGTAACCGCGGAAGTTGCACCGGCGCCGGCGGAAGGGCCGCCGGCGGCCGAGGCTTCGTCGGCCCTCGTCGGCACCGCCGAACCCAAAGCCGCGTCTGTCGAACGGAAAGAGGCCTTTCCGTCCCTGGAGGAAATTTTGGGTGCTCCGGCGGCGGAAGCGCCCTTGACGGGGAATGCGCCGGATGTCCCTCAGCCCGGGTCGCCGAAATCCCAAAAGGCGCCCCTTGAACAAGGGCCGGCCGTCCCCACCCCCGCCGATGAAATCACTACCGAGGCCCTGGGCGATTTGTATGTCAAGCAAGGCTTTTACGAGAAAGGGATCGCCATCTATCGGCGATTGTTGGCCAATGATCCCACGAATCAGGTCTTGTTTAAAAAACTGGATGAAACCGTCGACCTGGCCCGGCTGCTGAACGAGGGCCCGCAACTCAATACGTCCACCCAAGCCCCGGCCGGAACCGCCCCGCCTGCACCCCCGCCGGCCCCGAAGCCGTCATCCCCGACGGAGTC
- a CDS encoding nitrilase-related carbon-nitrogen hydrolase encodes MIGAGFYQFGPVFGEIRRNVESVLGRLDRIDRGAADLIVLPELFNSGYQFISRREVSELSEEVPEGFTTRRLCEFAGDKKLWLVAGLPERAGKVIYNSAVLIGPKGYVATYRKIHLFYEEKLWFKPGMNRFRSYDIGKARIGIMVCFDWFFPEAARSLSLAGAEIICHPANLVLPYCPDAMVTRCLENRVFAITSNRIGSEQRGGRKRLTYIGRSEIVDPGGGILFRAPRNRETLKIVEFNPREARHKTLNRYNNLFRDRRTELYNKGGSR; translated from the coding sequence ATGATTGGTGCCGGATTTTATCAATTCGGGCCGGTGTTCGGGGAAATCCGACGGAATGTGGAGTCGGTCCTGGGGCGGCTGGATCGGATCGACCGGGGCGCGGCGGACCTGATCGTCCTTCCGGAACTTTTCAACAGCGGCTATCAATTTATATCCCGACGCGAGGTGTCCGAGTTGTCGGAGGAGGTTCCGGAAGGATTTACGACACGGCGCTTGTGCGAATTCGCCGGGGACAAGAAACTCTGGCTGGTGGCCGGTCTTCCCGAGCGGGCCGGGAAAGTGATATATAACTCGGCCGTGCTGATCGGCCCCAAAGGGTACGTGGCCACCTATCGAAAAATTCATCTGTTTTACGAAGAAAAACTCTGGTTCAAGCCGGGGATGAACCGCTTCCGGTCCTACGACATCGGAAAGGCGCGGATCGGAATCATGGTCTGCTTCGATTGGTTTTTTCCGGAAGCGGCCCGATCCCTGTCGCTGGCCGGGGCCGAGATCATTTGCCATCCGGCCAATCTCGTCCTGCCGTATTGTCCCGACGCCATGGTCACTCGATGCCTCGAGAACCGGGTCTTCGCGATCACGTCGAACCGCATCGGCTCCGAGCAACGCGGCGGCCGAAAGCGCCTGACCTATATCGGCCGGAGCGAGATCGTCGATCCTGGGGGCGGCATCCTTTTCCGGGCTCCGCGGAATCGGGAGACGCTCAAGATTGTGGAGTTCAACCCCCGCGAGGCAAGGCATAAGACGCTGAACCGCTACAATAATCTTTTTAGAGATCGGCGCACCGAATTGTACAACAAAGGTGGGTCACGGTGA
- the gmk gene encoding guanylate kinase: MGDVVEPKGEGDIASRKRGLLLVVSAPSGAGKTTLCREMAHTMPGLRYSISYTTRSPRANEVDGRDYFFITEPEFMQMVARNEFAEWAKVHNNFYGTQADFLKRTMAGGTDVLLDVDTQGAKLLKKRFPDGVFIFVLPPSMAILMERLRDRQSDTPEEIERRLRVAREEIQNFSDYDYIIINDEIKKAIRDLESVILAERIRITHAEQDWIREQFLR, from the coding sequence ATGGGTGACGTCGTAGAACCCAAAGGGGAAGGAGATATCGCGTCCCGAAAAAGGGGCCTGCTTTTGGTTGTGTCCGCCCCCTCCGGGGCGGGGAAAACCACGTTGTGCCGCGAGATGGCCCATACCATGCCCGGTCTGCGTTATTCCATTTCCTACACCACGCGTTCGCCCCGCGCGAACGAGGTCGATGGCCGGGACTACTTTTTCATCACAGAGCCCGAATTTATGCAAATGGTCGCCCGGAACGAATTTGCGGAATGGGCCAAGGTCCATAATAATTTCTATGGGACCCAGGCGGATTTTTTAAAGCGGACGATGGCCGGAGGGACGGATGTTCTCCTGGATGTCGATACCCAAGGGGCCAAATTATTAAAAAAGCGGTTTCCGGACGGGGTTTTCATCTTCGTCCTTCCCCCTTCCATGGCGATCTTGATGGAACGGCTTCGGGACCGGCAATCGGACACGCCGGAAGAAATCGAGCGACGCCTCCGGGTGGCTCGAGAAGAGATTCAAAATTTCAGCGACTACGACTATATTATCATCAATGATGAAATAAAGAAGGCCATCCGCGATCTGGAATCCGTCATTTTGGCCGAGCGCATCCGGATTACCCATGCCGAGCAGGACTGGATTCGCGAACAGTTTTTGAGGTGA